One Anastrepha obliqua isolate idAnaObli1 chromosome 6, idAnaObli1_1.0, whole genome shotgun sequence DNA window includes the following coding sequences:
- the LOC129250847 gene encoding uncharacterized protein LOC129250847, translated as MDQNPIKLTKLNYRSMLLSQLIVEGGDLKVRLKSFSIRNAIMLLKQAWYDVPERVIKKSSSKLRRDSDQYESDDDDVPLAQLLQKDQDCNGALQAAQALLTEIEPTNNISIPEIEIWNNDVLDDDPAHDLNSDDESSGSSEFDDREVLPVVSTSTAIESVNNLIKWCTYSESFSAKHTSNLLALRNEIVIAETNKRKKQTAITDYMPAN; from the coding sequence ATGGATCAGAATCCTATTAAGTTAACCAAGCTAAACTACAGAAGTATGCTTCTTTCTCAATTAATTGTTGAAGGAGGTGACCTCAAGGTTCGCTTGAAATCCTTTTCAATTCGAAATGCAATCATGCTATTAAAGCAAGCTTGGTATGATGTTCCAGAAAGAGTAATAAAAAAGTCCTCATCAAAGTTGAGGAGGGACTCTGATCAGTATGAAAGTGATGACGATGATGTGCCACTAGCACAGCTACTGCAAAAAGATCAAGACTGCAATGGAGCTCTTCAGGCAGCTCAAGCACTTTTAACAGAAATAGAGCCAACTAATAACATTAGCATACCAGAAATTGAAATATGGAACAATGATGTGCTTGATGACGACCCTGCACATGATCTCAATAGCGATGATGAGTCTTCAGGTAGCAGCGAATTTGATGACCGGGAGGTCTTACCAGTTGTCTCTACTTCTACAGCCATTGAAAGCgtcaataatttaataaaatggtgTACTTATAGTGAATCGTTTTCCGCAAAGCACACAAGCAATCTGCTAGCTCTTCGCAATGAGATTGTTATTGcagaaacaaataaaaggaaGAAGCAAACAGCAATAACAGACTACATGCCTGCAAATTAG